One segment of Rhipicephalus sanguineus isolate Rsan-2018 chromosome 6, BIME_Rsan_1.4, whole genome shotgun sequence DNA contains the following:
- the LOC119397467 gene encoding chitinase-like protein 4 translates to MGDTTVTYRQGRFEGLMPLFMPSEEPSRNTLSHAFRSRNFCLVVFFVIAIMSAACACAAAVAAAVEYFHSSSSDAAQSSEEEVVAIPERSARVAYQRLSENVPRKLVFCFVNASMPSGSPRAFDVDNVSVSFCDALVYVAVGLDPEEFTIRFKNPAEDEEAIQKLSKMKATEPTSTLDTYACVGGEESDSADFKSVIRTKKSRLTFIRKAAHWVRQRGLGGLVLYWKYPTETSRTNLSTLLNTMRIYFDKDKIRMTVVAPWNVVTRRHGYFVRSLFDRLDVVIVDTHRTVDSSSFPVTTCQSPVRAVFRARYHGQVGLSAVVDTIASATTEHDVLFKVVFSVSLAGVSFTLKHPHLKNGRIGIKAVGAGKPFGHTNLTGMASYYDVVETLLLNRSWTRFLHGYSRCVVAHTHDQWVGFEDRVSLRAKRPILRRTRGMAVWDLSMDDFAGDFGSTWPLLREVHDLVQSQNPYTVVTDTMPLLP, encoded by the coding sequence ATGGGTGACACTACCGTGACCTACCGCCAGGGCCGCTTCGAAGGTCTGATGCCACTTTTTATGCCGAGCGAAGAACCATCCCGCAATACGTTGAGCCACGCCTTCCGTTCCCGCAACTTCTGCCTGGTGGTCTTCTTCGTGATCGCCATCATGTCCGCGGCGTGTGCCTGCGCCGCCGCTGTGGCGGCCGCAGTGGAGTACTTTCATTCGTCATCCTCAGACGCGGCCCAAAGTAGCGAGGAAGAAGTCGTGGCCATTCCCGAACGGTCAGCTCGGGTCGCCTACCAGCGGCTGTCCGAAAACGTGCCTCGCAAGTTAGTCTTCTGCTTCGTCAACGCCAGCATGCCGTCGGGGTCACCGCGAGCATTCGACGTTGACAACGTGTCGGTATCGTTTTGCGACGCGCTCGTCTATGTCGCTGTCGGCTTGGACCCTGAAGAATTTACCATTCGCTTCAAGAACCCAGCTGAGGACGAGGAGGCCATCCAGAAGCTGTCCAAGATGAAGGCAACGGAGCCGACATCCACGCTCGACACTTACGCGTGCGTCGGAGGCGAAGAAAGCGACAGCGCCGACTTTAAGAGCGTCATACGCACTAAGAAGTCGCGCTTGACTTTCATCCGCAAGGCGGCGCACTGGGTGCGACAGCGGGGCTTGGGAGGCCTCGTCCTCTACTGGAAGTACCCGACCGAAACATCGAGGACCAACTTGAGCACGCTACTCAATACGATGCGCATATACTTCGACAAGGACAAGATCCGCATGACCGTCGTGGCGCCCTGGAACGTGGTCACCCGTCGGCACGGCTACTTCGTTCGCTCGCTCTTTGATCGGCTGGACGTGGTCATTGTTGACACGCACCGGACTGTGGACTCAAGCTCTTTTCCGGTGACGACTTGCCAGAGTCCCGTGAGAGCCGTATTCAGGGCCAGGTACCACGGTCAGGTGGGGCTGTCTGCCGTGGTGGACACGATAGCTTCGGCCACCACCGAGCACGACGTCCTCTTCAAGGTAGTCTTCAGCGTCTCCTTGGCTGGAGTGTCGTTCACTCTGAAGCACCCGCACCTGAAGAACGGCCGTATCGGCATCAAGGCTGTCGGAGCGGGTAAGCCGTTCGGCCACACTAATTTGACCGGCATGGCCAGTTATTACGACGTCGTGGAGACCCTGCTGCTCAACCGTAGCTGGACGCGCTTCCTTCACGGCTACTCACGGTGCGTGGTGGCGCACACTCATGATCAGTGGGTCGGGTTCGAAGACAGGGTTAGCCTGCGCGCCAAGAGGCCCATCCTGCGAAGAACACGAGGCATGGCCGTCTGGGACTTGAGCATGGACGATTTCGCGGGCGACTTCGGATCCACGTGGCCACTGCTGCGCGAGGTACATGACTTGGTGCAGAGCCAGAACCCGTACACGGTTGTGACAGATACCATGCCACTGTTGCCCTGA